Proteins from one Larimichthys crocea isolate SSNF chromosome XX, L_crocea_2.0, whole genome shotgun sequence genomic window:
- the guca1aa gene encoding guanylyl cyclase-activating protein 1, translating into MGNSTGSTVDDLQAVEMHLWYKKFMTECPSGQLTLHEFKQFFGLRGLDPEADAYIEQMFRTFDMNKDGYIDFMEYVAALSLVMRGKMEHKLRWYFKLYDVDGNGCIDRHELLNIIKAIRAINGTENKDVTAEDFTNRVFDRIDINGDGELSLEEFVAGARTDEDFMEVMIKSLDLGHIVAMIHSRRRSL; encoded by the exons ATGGGTAACTCAACAGGAAGCACCGTGGACGACCTGCAGGCGGTGGAGATGCACCTTTGGTACAAGAAGTTTATGACCGAGTGCCCCTCGGGTCAGCTCACCCTGCATGAGTTTAAGCAGTTCTTCGGCCTGCGAGGCCTGGACCCTGAAGCCGACGCCTACATCGAGCAAATGTTCCGCACGTTTGACATGAACAAG gatGGCTACATAGATTTCATGGAGTACGTGGCCGCTCTCAGTCTGGTGATGCGAGGAAAGATGGAGCACAAGCTGCGCTGGTATTTCAAACTCTATGATGTGGACGGAAACGGCTGCATTGACCGACATGAGCTCCTAAACATCATAAAG GCGATCCGTGCGATCAATGGGACTGAAAATAAGGACGTAACCGCTGAGGATTTCACAAACCGCGTGTTTGACAGGATTGATATAAATGGAGATG GCGAGCTTTCCCTGGAGGAGTTTGTGGCCGGCGCTCGCACTGACGAGGATTTCATGGAGGTGATGATAAAAAGTCTGGACCTCGGCCACATCGTGGCCATGATCCACAGCAGGAGGCGCAGCCTTTAA
- the orc5 gene encoding origin recognition complex subunit 5 yields the protein MTALLEHPGYEEQRLRSAAEKLPCRELQAGMLLSLMGQPQQYSYPSIFIYGHRASGKSHVMQVLLKELELPHATVSCVECVSVALLFEQVLLSFFGCDVASLLPRSPSLSDFVRIYRQQCSQTPAKQTRYIVMEKAELLRDTDANLLPALLRLQELVEDNVTVILLSEIVWDKFRPNTGCFEPLLLHFPDYSKAELQQILSQDRHPSYSAEFYSSYINILLGVFYSVCRDLRELRHLAALNFSKFCEPLAEGKVKETDTHKLWRNIEPHLKKAMQTVYLREVSSLQWEQMQQMEEKESGALRGLSAHTHVELPYYSKFLLIAAYLASYNPARTDKRFFLKHHGKIRKTNFLKKNEKTSNHLLGPKPFPLDRLLAIFYSVVDSRVAPTASIFSQISSLVTLQLLTQVSHDDQLDAPKYKCAVSMDFICAISRTVSFDIVKYLYDFL from the exons CCGCAGCAGTACAGCTACCCCTCAATCTTCATCTATGGCCATCGGGCGTCTGGGAAGAGTCATGTGATGCAGGTTTTGCTGAAGGAACTTGAG ctgcctcACGCCACAGTCAGCTGTGTCGAGTGTGTCTCCGTTGCGTTGCTGTTTGAACAAGTGCTGCTGTCCTTCTTTGGCTGCGACGTTGCCTCGCTACTCCCCCGCAGTCCCTCCCTGTCTGACTTTGTACGCATCTACAGACAGCAGTGCTCCCAGACTCCTGCCAAGCAGACGCGATACATT GTAATGGAAAAAGCCGAGCTTCTGAGAGACACCGATGCTAATCTCCTCCCGGCTCTCCTGCGCCTTCAGGAATTG GTCGAAGACAACGTTACCGTCATCCTGCTCAGCGAGATCGTCTGGGACAAGTTCAGACCAAACACCGGCTGTTTCGAGCCCCTTCTGCTTCATTTCCCCGACTACAGTAAAG ctgagctgcagcagattTTGTCCCAGGACAGACATCCTTCATATTCTGCAGAGTTTTACTCCTCCTACATCAACATCCTGCTGGGAGTCTTTTACTCGGTCTGTCGGGACCTCCGAGAGCTTCGTCACCTG GCTGCCCTCAACTTTTCAAAGTTCTGTGAGCCGCTGGCAGAAGGAAAAG ttaaagagactgacacacacaagctgTGGAGAAACATCGAGCCTCATTTGAAAAAAGCCATGCAGACCGTTTACCTACGAGAAGTGTCCAG CCTTCAGTGGGAGCAGATGCAGCAAATGGAGGAGAAGGAATCGGGAGCCTTGAGAG GTTTGTCTGCTCACACTCACGTTGAGCTGCCTTATTACTCCAAGTTCCTGTTGATCGCCGCCTACCTGGCATCCTACAACCCCGCCCGCACAGATAAACGCTTCTTCCTGAAG CATCACGGTAAAATAAGGAAAACAAACTTcttgaagaaaaatgaaaag ACCAGTAACCATCTTCTGGGGCCAAAGCCTTTCCCACTGGACCGCCTGCTCGCCATTTTCTACAGTGTGGTTGACAGCAGAGTCGCCCCCACTGCCAGCATCTTCTCCCAG ATCTCCTCTCTGGTGACCTTACAGCTGTTGACTCAGGTCAGTCACGACGACCAGCTCGACGCCCCGAAGTACAAATGTGCCGTGTCTATGGACTTCATCTGTGCCAtatccag GACGGTGAGTTTCGATATCGTCAAGTACCTGTACGACTTCCTGTGA